The stretch of DNA TATATGCCCATTCTGCACATGATAGATGGGATCATTTGTGAGAGAAAATTGAAATAATCCAAAATATTAATGAGTAATTATTGGACTGTCACTTATAAACTGATCAGAATACATaggcacaggagaaggccatttgacccctggagcctgttctgtcattcaataggattatggctgatctgattgtggtcttaaatCCACATTCCTgcttgctccccataacccttgactcccttgtagatcaaaaatatgtctaattcaaccttgaataaattcaataaacccagcttccactgctttctggggtagagaattccaaagattaatgaccttccgagagaagaaatccctcatctctctcttaaatggaagactctttattttgaaactgtgctccctagttctaaattcccccacaagaggaacatGCCTACTGTTTGAAAATAGGTCTCCAGTAGGAAAGATGATGCAAACTAGCACCAGAAatatagttctgtcgaagggtcatgaggactcgaaacgtcaactcttttcttctccgccgatgctgccagacctgctgagtttttccaggtaattctgtttttgccagaGATATATGTTGTGCGTTAAGTAACATTGAAGAGAAGTCAATTTACCAGAATGCAAATGTATACACTGTGGATTATGTGGCCTGTAGAATTACAACCCACTTTTGGAAAGCTCAACAGAATGGTGAGTGTGCATACTATGTTTACACTGAGAGACTCGATAAGATTAATGTAAATACAAATCGCACTTGAAGATGAAGAACCCATATAACTATAACCTTTATGTCTTTCCTTGATATTTAAAGCTTTTTGGCGAATGTATTTTTCTCTCCTGTCTAGCGAAGAGGCAGCGATGGCTTCTTCGAGATCTCTATGGCCCGCTTCTTAAATTCAAAATATTTGTTTTTGAAAGGTCATTAATACAAATATTTTTGCAATGGACCGTGGTGAGCAATTCTTTTGGAAGTATATACTGTACTATTAAGATCTGTGCAATGAGTGAACCAAATATTATGCCTCTTTAACAATTCCTTTATTTCAATTGCATTTCAGTTGCTTGCGGATTATGTGTGATCCGTTGTGTTATTTACGATTTTCCAGTAAAAATTCCCCACATTCCACAAAGGATCAGTGATGTTAAGTGGTTTGGGTCATGTTGCCTAACTATTGTCGGGTCAACAATTCATGTCGTGAAGTCACTGATCTAACTGTCGTTTCCCGCTGACTGTACGTTTCTCCTCTCAGCTAATGTTGCAACAAGGGCCAGTTTGCTGAATAGTTACAACTCGGCTATTATTGGAGCTGGGAGCCCTCGGACATTGTAATGACTGTACTTCAGCAGACCCTGAAAATCAGTCACTATCTCGGTGCCCTCccactaaattaaaaaaaaatacagcctCATCCTTCATTAAACACACCGAACCCCCGCTGAGTCGTTTAAGGCTGCTACAAAGTATTAGTTATTCTCGCACAATGTATCATTTAATCTCAGCGAGGAACCTGTTTTGCATTTGCAGATATCTAACAATTGAAGTTTTcgcagagagaggaaatcaatcAGGGTCACTGGGTGTTTGAGATTCACAATTCGTGTTGAAATGATCTGTGACACAGGTGCAGAAAAGCAACGAGACAGTGAAATAACTGATCCCTCAGAAAAGCGGATAAAAGAACACTCAGGGTCGCATCTGGAAAAAAGAGTCAAATTAGAAAAAGAATGAGTGCAATTGAGTCAAATTAGAAAAAGAATGAGTGCAATTAGAAGGATGAACAATTCTCTGCTACACTCAGAAAGGATGCCCAATAAATGACTATCATCCAGAATGCAAGTTGATATATGGAAGGGAAATTTGGGAGTTTTACCCAATCGTCCCGCCCTCCGATGTTAATATAATATCTCAGTTGAATTAGCGTTGTGTAGTTGCTGCCCGGCTCCAGTGTatgtctccctcgctccctcacacacattgcGGTGTGAGACTCCTTTGTAGAGTTGTCTCCATTCATTCCCTTCAACTCGCTGAtaccagttacagagagagaggcggcCAGGTTTGAGTCCCTATTTCCAGCCCATCAGATTGCCAGGTGCAAGGCGGATGCCAGGGTGTTTGGGAGCTATGCTCCCTCTCCGGCCTTTGGAAACCTCGGCTGCCACCTTTATCTCAGTCCATCATGTTGAATCACCGCAAGGATGACTTGTCCAAGACCTGGCAAACTTCGTTTCTTCCTGGTTGCCCTTTGTGCCTGGATGGTGAGTGGGAGACGCCCCAGGACCAAGAGGAACTTGCTGATCGCCACAGCCTGTTTGGTTTATGCCTCCTTTGTTGTGATGCAGGGCGATGTCTTATCCCAGGACCGGCTTTATGAATATGGGGTCGAGAGAGCCGGTGAGCCTGTCAGGCTGCTCTCCAGCGGACTCCCAGCAGGGGAACCTCAACAAGATAAGTCCACCTTCAACCCCAATGTAGTGTACATCACCATCAGATCAAAAAGGAGAAAACCGGCCAACATCAGGGGAActgtgaggccaaaaatcaggaAGAAACGGTCGGCGAAACATGTGCAGGAGAACGATCCCAGTTTAGTGGACAGTCAGGATAATGAGCCAGGTCCTGTGCTGATGCAGGGTTGGCAGGGCGACCAAAGACCGAGGGCCACTGACAGCACAGGGATATTAGCCCTCTCCAGGGAGCAGAAAGGTAACTGGACAAGTTCTCAAAGTGCAGCTAAGTTTAGCGCTGGTGGCAGTAACATCAGGATTTACAGCGAAAGTTCGCCGCTCTggttcacaaaggaggacatcgCTGCTATGCGTTTCCTGGCCGATTCCAGCATCGTCCGCATCCAGAAGGTGCCCCAGCCTGGGCACCGGCCTCTGCTTTTATTCGAAGGTATTGGCAGCGACCATCACTCCCGAAACCCGAGTCAAGGGAAAGCCGTCCCCAGGGACTTGACCAAAGTGCCGGGCTGCCGACAGCCATGCGGGGTCATGAAGAGATCGGTGGATATCAGCGAAGTTTTTGCTTTCCACCTGGACCGGATCCTGGGTCTGAACAGAAGTCTGCCCGCTGTGGTCAGAAAGATTCATTTTGTGAAAGGTGAGGCATCTACCGTGTCATTTTAAGCCGTCTTTAGACAACTGCTACATAATAGATCCCAGCTTCCAGACCCTCTGGCCAATGCTGCTAGAGCAGGAAAGCCATGGCTACATATTGGGTGTCAGCTAGGCAGTATTCCCATCCAGATTATCTGGCTGAAACATCCATCCTACTGCACAGCACCCAACTatgacacacattcacaaagccCCAGCCAACAAGTAATTACATTTCAATTGCTTACAAAATTGGCAATGCATTGTCTTAACATTTCCATTAGGATTATAAAGTTATCAGTGTGTGTCAGGGAAGAGacacaggaagggacagagagtacaaacctAATTAGCAAATGAGGCCTGAGATCAATAgagctaaaggctctgtatctgaatttcACAGCAgtcataacaaaatggatgaactgttagcacagatagaaataaatatatatgatgtaatagccatcacagagacatggttgcagggtgaccaaggctgggacctgaatataaTTAGTATAGAAGCGAGAGATGACCTCAGCTCGAAAGAGCAAGGTGtataatcagtttgggtagagatgacaAATAAGAAAGTTAAGAGATCACTTGTGGTCTCTAACAGTAGTTAGACAGTAGGACAGAGTGTACAAGAAGAAAAAACATGGGACTTGTAAGAAAAGccctgcaataatcatgggtaactttgatctacatgtagattgggtgaatcagattggcaaacgTAGCCTGGAAAATAAGTTCATAGAGTTCGGGACCATTTGTTAGAACAgtatgttctagagccaaccaaagagcaggctattctaggcCTGGTAATGAACAATGAAAAAGGATTAATCAATAAACTCATGATAAAAAAGCATCTGggtgacagtgatcataacatgatagaattttgtgttcagtttgaaggggagaagtggggggaggggggggttctaAGATTAGTGCTTTAAATCTGGATAAAAGTAATTATAAGGGTTTGAAAGAGCTAGCAAAAATGAATTGGGAAACTAAGTTAAAAGGTAGCACAATTGAGATACATTGGCAGACTTTATAAGGAGATAttttgggccataacttccaagctcccctGCATTGGATTGGgggttaccccaaagatgcactggggaaccccTCTTGGGGCctcatctgctggtgcactcttaggtttgtacactctatcccttcctCTGCCCCTTCCCTGACTCCATACTGGCTTTATAAACCTAATGAAAATATTGAGACAATGGAGGCATTGCAAAACTTGTAAGTGTTTGAAAGGTAATTaatgcacagcaattgcccagaagtgcaaacttcccctgggcaattgccctttgctggaaaccatctgaaaatgcaatttatatcacaaacttcagatggttctgattgGGTTACATCAATATTTACCCAGaagaagttagaagaattaaaacctcttctaacttctgagcaACTACTGACCCAGACCGAACACTCAGGgcacttgcccacacccccaaccccccagcggactccccccaacccccctactAACCCCCACCAGACGCCCCCACCCTCGGGTCCCCAGAggtctcccccatcccccgactaacCTCCCCACCCCATGGGGTTCCCCCCATGTGCATgggactcctccccacccccacctcccaggcCTGATTGGACCCAGCCCGAggcccaacccctctccccacaaggctcaactacccccaaccccccaggccTGATTGCATCCAACcagacaccatcacctccatcccTCCCAGGCCCAACTGGACCTGGCTggacacccctcaccaccccccacgcCACCCACCATGCCCCACTTcaggccctcccctcccctcccacaatcCACCTCAGTGACccgaccctccccccaaccctgcctCTGAGGCCCGACTCCCCCCTCTATCCCCAGCTACCCAGGTCTGACTAGACCCAACTGgacaccctctctcccctcaaccccccagGCTCGACTTGACCAGATCCAAGGCCAGACCTCCCCACTACCGAGgctcaaacccctccccatcgaCCTCTGATCCCCTGACCTCTGACCCACCTCGACTTCCGATCCCACAATCTTCgataccacccccctccccccgacctcCGATCCCCCCCCACTGACCTCAGATCTCCCCCCCCGACCTCTGATCCACAACACCCTCCAAACACTCTCCACTTAGACTCTTACCTTCtgcctggcctgtcaatttcaactgacctttaaacttacctggttcacGGCAggtagtgctgtaaaaaagggggcgtgGTATCTTTACTTCGACTCTTCCAACTTCGATGCTGGGCCTCAAGGTCACACTGCACTGCCTGCatctcacctggcctgagtcgGAACGTTGGGTGAGGCAggctgaaaaaaaaacatgagtAATTGGGCACGGAGCAGCAATCcgactctgattgccactccgaggaagttcAGGCTCTTTATAACTCTCAGTAAACATttatcccaatgagaaagaaagactctttgagaaggatgcaccattcatggctgaatATGGACGTTAAGGAGTATcagattgaaagaaacactgtataaatcagcaaagattagtggcaggtcagGAGATTTTACAAACCAgcgaagaatgactaaaaaagttaaaaagaaggtacagtatgagagaaagccagctagaaatataaaaaaaaatagattgtaagagtttctacaagtatttaaataggaaataGTAACTAAAGCTAGCAttggtcctttagagagtgagtctggggaattgataatgaaaaacaaggaaatggcaggggtgttgaacagatattttgtgtttgtcttcactgtagaagacttagaaaacttcccagagatacttgaaaatcaaaaggTAAGAGGGAGGaaaaaacttaaaacaatcaccatcagcaTGGAAAAGGTCCTGGGAAAACTATTACACCcaaaggttgacaagtccccaggacctgatggcctgaatCCTCgggccttaaaggaagtggctgcagagatagcaggtgcattggttataatcttccaaaatgtcTTAGATTCTGAAAGGGTCcgagcagattggaaaatagctaatgtaacacctttattcaaggaaggagggagacagaaagcagggagctACAGGCTAATTAGCCTAACaccctgtcattgggaaatttatagaatccattattaaggaggttatagcaggatacttagaaattcacaatgtgatcaggcagagtcaacatggctttgtaaaaGGGACCTcgtatttaattaatttattagagtttctgAGGAAGTATCAAGCaaggtggatgaaggggaacatgtggatgtggtgtacttggatttccagaagatatTTGATAACATCAAAGATGCCTACACAAgctaagagcacatggtgtagggggtaacatattagcatggataaaggataggttagctaacaggaagcagggagtagggataaatgggtcttttttgggttgtAACGAGTTGTAATTAgttgagtgtcacagggatcaatttacaatctacattaatgacttggatgaagggactaaaagtaactaaatttgttgatgacacaaagatagttcagaaagtaagttgtcaagaggaggtagaaagtctgcaaagggatataggcaggttaaatgagtgggcaaaaatttggcagatgttgcatgatgtgggaagatgtgaacttgtccacattggctggaagaacagaaaagcagtatactatttaaatggagagagattgcagaagccAGTAGTACAAAGAGATCtatgtgtcctggtacatgaatcacaaaaagttagtatgcaggtacagtacgtgattaggaaggcaaatgggacgctggcatttattgcaaggggaatggaatatataagTAGTGAAGTTTTACtggagctgtacagggccttggtgagaccacatttggagtgctGTTGTAcggttttgtctccttatttgaaaaaaagacaTCGTTGCTTTAGAAGCAACTCAGAGAATTTTCACTCGACTCATAGGaagaagggcttatcttatggagaaaggttgaacaggttgggcatatccccattggagtttagaataatgaacagtgatcttattgaaacaaataagatccaGAGATGATTTGATATGGTAGATATGAGGAagatgtttctgcttgtgggagagactagaactaggggacacagtttaaaaatgagatgaaatgaggaggaacttttctctcagagggtcattaatctgtggaattcccttccccagaaggcagtggaggttaggtcattgaatttattcaaggctgagttagaaagaTTTTTGATAGGCAAACGAGCCAAGAGTTATGGGGCGCAgaaaagaaagtggagttgagaccacaaccagatcagccatgatcttattgaatgatggagcaggcttgatgggtcaaatggcctactcctgctcctaaatcctatgttcccatgttccAAGAATGAACCCAAATAATATTGGACTACCCCAAATATTGTGAGGCTAACTCCTCCAAGGTGTCTCACACACTATTTGACTCTGGAATCAATTTCAACCCTTATTATGGACTTACACTGCACATTTGCTGTGGAAACTACTTTCAATCAACAGTAAATGTAAACACATCCTTATTTGGGTActaacataggaacagaagtaggtcaGTTAGGTCCTTCAatctgtcccaccattcaatgagataatggctgatctgcagCCGAACTTCATATCCACACTGCCATTGTCCCTTTTAATCCATGAAAACTTTTCTGACAAGCCTATTAagtggcacttcatcaaacacCTTTTGCAAGTCAATATGCACCATAtcaccacattaccctcatcaactcttgGAAAACCCAGCAATGAATGGGAGGTGGGATTTGCCAGCTCCACCAGGTAAGTGGCTTTTCCAGCAGTCCTTGTGGGCCATAACGCACAGAGGTGTTCCCATCAGCCCCTCAATAGATTCTTCCTTCTTGCCTTTGCTGACTGTAATCCCTCTAACTCCATCACCACAATCATGACAATCTCCCCGCCGCCACTACCACAATCACTACTTCCACCCTACCGTCCTCGATCACTGACCTTCCCATTTGCCTGAATGCTGGGATTCGTTTACCAATGGGCCTTGATTGTGAACTCTTGTCACTAGTTTATCATTCCAGCTGTCAGACAGGCTGTCAATTTGGCCAGCTGCCAGGCAGGAACCACATCAAGAAATGATAATAAGATCCTACCAGTAAGTTTGGTCATCTGCACATCCTTCCTGCCTCCCTATAAGTATTGGAGCCATAAAGACAATAGAATAAGTTCACTAGGATACCCGAAATAGGAAACTACtaaaggaaaacaaaaagacttacatttaatAGCTACTTTCACAATTTCAAGACTTTcccaagcactttacagtcaataaaaTACTTTTGCTGGAGGAGTAGTCATTGTTCCAGTTTAGGAAATTCAGTagctgatttgtgcacagcaagcttccacaaacagtagTTTCCACAGCTAAATGTGCAGTGTAAGTCCATAATAAGGGTTAGAATTGACTCCGGAGTCAAatagtgtgagagacagcttGGAGGAGTTAGCCTCACAATACTTGGGATAGCCTCATATTATGTGGGTTGACTCATAGGAacatatgagcaggagtaggccatttgacccttcaagcctgctccgtcgttcaataagatcatggctgatctggttgtggtctcaattccactttcctttcTGTGCTCCATAACCCTTGGATCGTTTGcctatgtgataatgaccaggtaatatcTGGAGCAGGGCatgaacccaaaaccttctgcTTCAGTGGCAGGAGTACTGCACTActaactgagctacagctgacacaTTATATACTGAACATGTTATGTATTGTATAATATATGAGGTACATTTAATGTTAATGATATAATATGGATACCATGTTATATTTCAGAGCATAATAGACCAATATGTATAACTTATAGTTAATTGTCTTTAACAGCCACTTCTTTAAAATATAAATCTTCCTTAATGTACAATTAAAAGTCATATTCATAAGTTACATTTTTATATGTACACACCTGAACCCTAATTCAAACTTGTGTCCCTGTTTATTTCATGGAGTTTAGGACGAGGATGAAAAGAAAGAAATGGAACAAAGGAAGCTTTATACATACTGTTGCTTTAGGATGAGTAATTAGGTCATGACTTAACATCCTTGTATTAAAATCAGGGACATTTGTTTTGTGGGACCCTGTACAAAAGGTTAGTTTGGGggcaatgattttaaatacaatgTACCTAATTATGGTGTCATAGGCATACAGGCATGAATGTGTGAAGGCATGTTTACCAAAGGTAACATAAAAATGGTTGACCAAATGATAGATAACGGCAGAGTAAATTACATTGAATGATTATGAGTTAAATGCTTATGAGTCGTATGACAACCCAGGAACAAATTTATTGTATTTTGGCTGCAGCAAATTTTTGCATAATGTCTGAGAAGTTGAGTGATAATTACATTTCGTTTGAAGTCAACATCAACTTCTCCTTCTCCCATTTCAGCCGTGattatgagtgggtgagtggagtaGGTGAGAAGGCAAGCACTGAGGCTGGAGGTTACTGTGTATCACTTACATTCCCAGTCTAATAGTAAAGCTGCAAATCCTCTGTTCTCCTTATGTTTCTCCCTCCTCTACCAAGTAAAAATAATACACCATCATTATCTAATCATTTATGTAAGTTACCCTTAAGGCTCAAATAAATGTGATGAGGAGAAAGATATTTGATGTTAAGGAATCAGCTAGTACCATTATCTAGATGTCCATTTTTTACTGAATCGACTCAGTGCTTCTGACTGCCTTGCTGTCCTTGAGTGCAACTCACAAACAAAGCATGAAGATATTACTGATACCTTTTCTAATAGCCCATACATTTAGCTAAATTTACTTTAAATTTTCACCTTCAGTGCTTTGTGTTTGTATGATGTGTGTATAAACATGCCTGTGTCATCATAATGCTGTTATTATGATTATATCCTGGGGTGTACAAGCCTTTGAAACATTCTAGAAATATGAGTGGTAGTACTACTTATGGCTATACAACTGTTGTGAACCCTGAAACTAACTGGTTTCAGGTCAGTAAGCACAATTTAACTGCAGCCTAAAACAACCTACGCTGTTCTTATTTTTGACAACTTAAATATCAATTTACATCAATGCAAATTGTGCAGTGGGATTATGCCCCATAAAATTATTATTTGAATTAGAGTTGAGTTTAGGATTTGGGTTAACAGAGGGGTTGAAGCAAACAGCGGGGTTGGGAATTGCGAGTAAGGCTAGGGTTGAGGGCACAGAGCCAAGATGTTTGATTTTAGGAACAGTTTTTATTTTGAGTGTCTGATGTTGATCACAATACAATCTCTAATTATTGTTGTAAGCTGACCTAATTCAGCCCAGAGCTGTTCAACTCGCAGTCTTAGCAGAGGAATGTTTGCTGTAAACTATGGTGTCATAGATACCGGGGCAGCCCTTGGAGACATTTGGTGAAgtggcagtgggagcagatagctaCAAAGTGCAATGCCAGGGGTCTAGTCTCAATGGTCTGGATGTAGTGCTACAAGAAGTTTAATTACCTCACACAAGTGTTGAATATGAGGAATACATTTCAAATGCCTTATCCTACCAAATGCACCACTAGCTTCAGCCACTGCTCAAATCAAAAACCCCCAACACTCACCTATCAGCAATCTCGAAAATCAGGACTCAGACATAAAATACATAAGCTTCACTGTACCCTTGCCTAATTAGCATTGTTACAAGTTTCACATCCACACTTCACAGCTTGCATACACtagcagctattcaaccatgacaaccACATCACTCAAACATATTTGTcaaaactcactgacacacttctctctctcttgcaggaagCAGCAGAAACTAATGGGAGGAGGAGAAACACACCTTCATGCTCTAACttccatggaggagacagtgttGGTCATTATTGCAAGGCCATTACTGAGGCAGTGGCCACAGGCAGGGCTGAATCCTTTGAAGATGTTAGCATTGTCACACCGAATCCATCTTCTCATATCACATTTCCTCTTCATGCAACAATTGCTTCTCACAttaaagctgcagatggtgtaggCATGCACCTCTTAATTTTCACACATCCCCTTACCACAACCTTATCCTCATGCCTATTTTCTTTCAGATAACCAAGAAGTGCAACCTGGTCAGGCAATGCAGGAATACCAAGGAGTGACTGATGATCATCACAAAGTTACTTGAGTTCACAGACATCACCACCAGTTCAGATGCTGACACTGCATGTATTTTAGAGGATAGATTAGAGGTGAGATCTGCATATGATGAGGCACCAGGCATAGCATGATGCAGTTGGGGCTAGGGAAAAGGATAGCCTAGTTGTCAGCTCATCGGAGTGTAAAGCCACATACGAGCTGCAGATGGATCAGATGAcagaagaaggcaaatgggacgACACATTGAAATGCCTAATGCATTGGGAAAGCttactggtattgtcactggattagtaatccagggacccaggttaatgctctggggatccaggtttgaagcccatcatggcaggtggtgaaatttgaattcgatTGAATCTGGATTAAAGGTCtaaaaatgaccatgaaactattgctgattgttgtaaaacccatctggttcactaatgtcctttagggaaggaaatctgctgtccttacctggtctggcctacatgtgactccagatccacaccagtttggttgattcttaaatgccctccgaaatggtctagcaggccactcagttgtatcaaactgctaaagaGTCTCAAAGGAATGGATCctgacatcgacctaggcactagaaatgacaatggcaaattcaGCTCTGTTTGCCCTGCAAAGTCagccttactaacatctgagactagtgccaaaattgggagagctgtctcacatagTCGCACacacggaatcatacctgacagacaaCGTGCCAGGTACCATcgctgggtatgccctgtcccaccagcaggacagacccaacagaggtgttGTCACAGTGGCATACAACCGGGAGGGAGTTGCACTGGGAGTCTTAAACATcaatcatggcatcaggtcaaacatgggcaaggaaacttcctgctgattaccatgtactgctctgtctctcagctgatgaatcaatactcttccatgttgaacattacttggaggaagcactgagggtgccaaGGCCACAGGaagtgctctgggtgggggacttcaatgtccgtcaTCATGAGtcgcttggtagcaccactactgaccgagctggccaaatcctaaaggacatagctgccagactggacctgcaacaggtggtgaaggaaccaacaagagggaaatacatacttgacctcaccctcaccaatctgTCTGCCGGAGATGCATCTgctcatgacagtatcggtaggcgtgaccaccgcacaatccttgttttcacattgaggatactctccatcatgttgtgtgacagTACCACAATGCTAACTAGGATAGATTTCAAGCAGATTTTGAACTctagactgggcaaccatgagtcGCTGTGGGCAGCAAAATTgtgttcaaccacaatctgtaacctcctggcccagcatatcccccactctaccattaccaccaagccaggggatcaaacttggttcaatgaagagtgcaggagggcattccaggagcagcaccaggaataccta from Carcharodon carcharias isolate sCarCar2 chromosome 1, sCarCar2.pri, whole genome shotgun sequence encodes:
- the gask1b gene encoding Golgi-associated kinase 1B, which translates into the protein MTCPRPGKLRFFLVALCAWMVSGRRPRTKRNLLIATACLVYASFVVMQGDVLSQDRLYEYGVERAGEPVRLLSSGLPAGEPQQDKSTFNPNVVYITIRSKRRKPANIRGTVRPKIRKKRSAKHVQENDPSLVDSQDNEPGPVLMQGWQGDQRPRATDSTGILALSREQKGNWTSSQSAAKFSAGGSNIRIYSESSPLWFTKEDIAAMRFLADSSIVRIQKVPQPGHRPLLLFEGIGSDHHSRNPSQGKAVPRDLTKVPGCRQPCGVMKRSVDISEVFAFHLDRILGLNRSLPAVVRKIHFVKDGLPRPVIIWDPSLLMADNNTQSTIKLNWISYQQSLKWKCWARGKVPKPDWSCTDIHHYEWCKLALFDFLLQVYNRLDRNCCGFKPRKEDTCVQNGLKMKCDDQDNIDLVHIISREHDRRHLVFVDNKGYFDRNEDNLNFKVLEGITEFPESAVSVLKNGHLRERLLQSLFLDKLYWESQGGRRGIEKLIDVIERRARIFLTYINAHGFKVLPMNE